The Streptomyces achromogenes genome window below encodes:
- a CDS encoding DUF5682 family protein produces MKGDHGTADADGSGGRDRGRPLLLGVRHHGPGSARAVRAALEAARPLTVLIEGPSEADALIPLAADEDMRPPVALLAHAVDEPGRSSFWPMAEFSPEWVALRWALDHGVPARFIDLPAAHSLAWENTAETKEGEGEEAREGDEEEGDDGTGGEGEEGRRGTGARLRGDPLAVLAEVVGYDDAERWWEDVVEHRTAGTWDPFAPFAAIEEAMEALREADGTGPGGGGTDRDLVREACMRGHLRAAQREFGPERVAVVCGAWHVPALRRKVAVAADRALLKGLPKVRADLTWVPWTHRRLARAGGYGAGIDAPGWYAHLFGAPDRPVERWLTKTAVLLREEDHVVSPAHVIEAVRLAEALAALRGRPLPGLGETTDAVRAVLCEGSDVPLALVRDRLVIGDVLGEVPAAAPAVPLQRDLDRLQRRLRLRPEAAERELALDLRRENDAERSRLLHRLRLLHVEWGEPTASRGSTGTFRETWRLRWEPELSVRVAEAGVWGTTVTAAATAKAAADAVAARGLAEVTALAERCLLAGLSDALPTVMRVLADRAALDTDVGHLAEALPALVRALRYGDVRGTDTGALTEVAAGLAERIFVGLPPACVSLDADAADTMRRHVDVVHGAVAMLDDVRATDDEDASGRDALGSGAGADAGRRVRWRGVLRALSGRDSVPGVIRGRAARLLLDEGELDPEAAARLMGLALSPGTPPVDAAAWIEGFVGGGSGGGLLLVHDERLLALVDGWLTTVPAEAFTDVLPLLRRTFSAYEPGVRRTLGELVRRGPGERASGPGAEAATPGFAAALDAGRADAVLPVVRLLLGQDPGGVMETSGEADGTEETGGTEEMGGADVSGAPRGPGDAGYSGVGA; encoded by the coding sequence GTGAAGGGTGATCACGGCACGGCCGACGCCGACGGGAGCGGCGGCCGGGACAGGGGACGGCCGTTGCTGCTCGGGGTGCGTCACCACGGGCCCGGGTCGGCGCGGGCGGTACGGGCGGCTCTGGAGGCCGCCCGGCCCCTGACCGTCCTGATCGAGGGACCGTCCGAGGCGGACGCGCTGATCCCGCTCGCCGCCGACGAGGACATGCGGCCGCCGGTCGCCCTGCTCGCGCACGCCGTCGACGAACCCGGCCGGTCGTCCTTCTGGCCGATGGCCGAGTTCTCGCCGGAGTGGGTCGCGCTCCGCTGGGCGCTGGACCACGGGGTTCCCGCCCGTTTCATCGACCTCCCGGCCGCCCACTCGCTGGCCTGGGAGAACACGGCGGAAACCAAGGAAGGGGAAGGAGAAGAGGCAAGGGAAGGGGACGAGGAGGAAGGGGACGACGGAACGGGGGGCGAGGGCGAAGAGGGGAGACGGGGGACCGGGGCGCGGCTGCGGGGTGATCCTCTCGCCGTGCTGGCCGAGGTCGTGGGGTACGACGACGCCGAGCGCTGGTGGGAGGACGTCGTCGAGCACCGGACCGCGGGGACGTGGGACCCGTTCGCGCCGTTCGCCGCGATCGAGGAGGCCATGGAGGCGCTTCGGGAGGCCGACGGCACCGGTCCGGGCGGGGGCGGAACCGACCGGGACCTCGTGCGCGAGGCCTGCATGCGCGGCCACCTACGGGCGGCGCAGCGGGAGTTCGGGCCGGAGAGGGTGGCCGTGGTGTGCGGGGCGTGGCATGTGCCCGCGCTGCGCCGCAAGGTCGCCGTCGCCGCCGACCGGGCGCTGCTGAAGGGGCTGCCCAAGGTCAGGGCGGACCTGACCTGGGTGCCGTGGACGCACCGCAGACTGGCGCGGGCCGGCGGGTACGGCGCGGGCATCGACGCGCCGGGCTGGTACGCCCACCTGTTCGGCGCGCCGGACCGGCCCGTCGAACGCTGGCTGACGAAGACGGCGGTCCTGCTGCGCGAGGAGGACCACGTGGTGTCCCCGGCGCATGTCATCGAGGCGGTGCGGCTGGCCGAGGCGCTCGCCGCGTTGCGGGGCAGGCCGCTGCCGGGCCTGGGCGAGACCACCGACGCCGTGCGGGCGGTGCTGTGCGAGGGCTCGGACGTCCCGCTGGCGCTGGTGCGCGACCGGCTGGTGATCGGGGACGTGCTCGGCGAGGTGCCGGCCGCTGCGCCCGCGGTGCCGCTGCAGCGTGACCTCGACCGGCTCCAGCGCCGGCTGCGGCTCAGACCGGAGGCGGCGGAGCGGGAGCTGGCGCTCGACCTGCGCAGGGAGAACGACGCCGAGCGCAGCAGACTGCTGCACCGGCTGCGCCTGCTGCACGTCGAATGGGGCGAGCCGACCGCCTCACGCGGCAGCACGGGGACGTTCCGGGAGACCTGGCGGCTGCGGTGGGAGCCGGAGCTGTCGGTGCGGGTCGCCGAGGCCGGCGTGTGGGGGACGACCGTGACGGCCGCCGCCACCGCGAAGGCGGCGGCGGACGCCGTCGCCGCGCGCGGCCTCGCCGAGGTGACGGCGCTCGCCGAGCGCTGCCTCCTGGCCGGTCTGTCCGACGCGTTGCCGACCGTCATGCGGGTGCTCGCCGACCGGGCGGCCCTCGACACGGACGTCGGGCATCTCGCGGAGGCACTGCCCGCCCTGGTCCGCGCCCTGCGCTACGGGGATGTGCGCGGCACCGACACCGGCGCGCTCACGGAGGTCGCCGCGGGCCTCGCCGAGCGGATCTTCGTGGGCCTGCCGCCTGCCTGCGTCTCGCTGGACGCGGACGCGGCGGACACGATGCGGCGTCATGTCGACGTGGTCCACGGCGCGGTGGCGATGCTCGACGACGTCCGCGCGACGGACGACGAGGACGCCTCCGGCCGGGACGCCCTCGGTTCCGGTGCTGGTGCCGACGCCGGTCGGCGTGTCCGGTGGCGTGGCGTGCTGCGGGCGCTGTCCGGGCGGGACAGCGTGCCCGGCGTCATCCGCGGGCGTGCCGCACGCCTGCTGCTGGACGAGGGGGAGCTGGACCCGGAGGCGGCGGCGCGGCTCATGGGGCTCGCCCTCTCGCCGGGGACGCCGCCGGTCGACGCGGCCGCCTGGATCGAGGGCTTCGTCGGCGGCGGCTCCGGGGGCGGGCTGCTCCTCGTGCACGACGAGCGGCTGCTCGCCCTGGTCGACGGGTGGCTGACGACGGTCCCGGCGGAGGCGTTCACGGACGTACTGCCGCTGCTGCGGCGGACGTTCTCGGCGTACGAGCCGGGGGTGCGCAGAACCCTCGGTGAGCTGGTGCGGCGCGGTCCTGGGGAGCGGGCGAGCGGGCCGGGCGCCGAGGCCGCGACGCCCGGGTTCGCGGCCGCCCTCGACGCGGGGCGTGCGGACGCCGTCCTGCCGGTGGTGCGTCTGCTGCTGGGGCAGGACCCCGGCGGGGTTATGGAGACGAGCGGAGAGGCGGACGGGACGGAGGAGACGGGTGGGACGGAGGAGATGGGTGGGGCTGATGTGTCCGGCGCGCCACGGGGGCCGGGGGACGCCGGGTACTCGGGGGTGGGCGCATGA
- a CDS encoding vWA domain-containing protein, protein MEARGTEARGTEPDVPEASGTATTADAGQERLRRWRLVLGGGAADGTGHGLSGRDAAMDGALAALYGAPEAPRAGRERSGGLGASAPSVARWLGDIRTYFPSSVVQVMQRDAIDRLGLSTLLLEPEMLEAVEADVHLVGTLLSLHRAMPETTKETARAVVRKVVEDLEKRFAGRTRAALTGALDRGARLNRPRHRDIDWNRTIAANLKHYQPEYGTVVPERLVGYGRASQSLRKEVILCIDQSGSMASSVVYASVFGAVLASMRSIDTRLVVFDTAVADLTDRLDDPVDVLFGTRLGGGTDINRALAYCQSQITRPTETVVVLISDLYEGGIRHEMLKRVAAMKASGVRFVALLALSDEGTPAYDREHAAALAALGAPAFACTPDLFPEVMAAALEKRALPAPDVG, encoded by the coding sequence ATGGAAGCGAGGGGCACGGAGGCGAGGGGCACGGAGCCGGACGTGCCGGAGGCGAGCGGTACGGCGACGACTGCGGACGCCGGGCAGGAGCGGCTGAGGCGCTGGCGGCTGGTGCTCGGGGGTGGCGCGGCCGACGGCACCGGCCACGGCCTGTCCGGCCGGGACGCCGCGATGGACGGGGCGCTCGCCGCGCTCTACGGGGCACCGGAGGCACCGCGCGCGGGCCGGGAGCGTTCGGGAGGGCTGGGAGCCTCGGCGCCGTCCGTGGCGCGCTGGCTCGGGGACATCAGGACGTACTTCCCCTCCTCCGTGGTGCAGGTCATGCAACGCGACGCCATCGACCGGCTCGGGCTGTCCACCCTCCTTCTGGAGCCGGAGATGCTGGAGGCGGTCGAGGCCGACGTGCATCTCGTCGGCACCCTGCTCTCCCTCCACCGGGCCATGCCGGAGACGACGAAGGAGACAGCGCGGGCCGTCGTCCGCAAGGTCGTCGAGGACCTCGAGAAGCGGTTCGCCGGCCGCACCCGGGCCGCCCTCACCGGCGCACTCGACCGGGGCGCGCGGCTCAACCGCCCGCGCCACCGCGACATCGACTGGAACCGCACGATCGCCGCGAACCTCAAGCACTACCAGCCCGAGTACGGGACGGTCGTGCCGGAACGGCTCGTCGGGTACGGGCGGGCCTCGCAGTCGCTGCGCAAGGAGGTGATCCTCTGCATCGACCAGTCGGGTTCGATGGCGTCGTCGGTGGTGTACGCGTCGGTGTTCGGGGCGGTGCTGGCGTCGATGCGGTCGATCGACACCCGGCTCGTCGTCTTCGACACGGCGGTCGCCGACCTCACCGACCGGCTCGACGACCCCGTGGACGTCCTGTTCGGCACCCGGCTCGGCGGCGGCACCGACATCAACCGGGCGCTGGCCTACTGCCAGTCGCAGATCACCCGGCCCACCGAGACCGTGGTGGTGCTCATCAGCGACCTGTACGAGGGAGGCATACGCCACGAGATGCTCAAACGGGTCGCGGCGATGAAGGCGTCGGGCGTGCGGTTCGTCGCGCTGCTCGCCCTGTCCGACGAGGGGACGCCGGCCTACGACCGGGAGCACGCGGCCGCGCTCGCGGCACTGGGGGCGCCGGCGTTCGCCTGCACGCCCGACCTGTTCCCCGAGGTCATGGCTGCGGCCCTGGAGAAACGGGCGCTGCCGGCGCCGGACGTGGGGTGA
- the sucC gene encoding ADP-forming succinate--CoA ligase subunit beta, with translation MDLFEYQARDLFAKHDVPVLAGEVIDTPEAARAATERLGGKSVVKAQVKVGGRGKAGGVKLAASADEAVEHATNILGMDIKGHTVHKVMIAETAPEIVEEYYVSYLLDRANRTFLSIASVEGGMEIEEVAETRPEAVAKTPIDANVGVTPEVARQIVEAANFPAEVADKVENVLVTLWKTFIEEDALLVEVNPLAKVASGDVIALDGKVSLDENAEFRQPGHEALQDKDSANPLEAAAKEKNLNYVKLDGEVGIIGNGAGLVMSTLDVVAYAGEAHGGVKPANFLDIGGGASAAVMANGLEIILGDPDVKSVFVNVFGGITACDEVANGIVQALQLLADKGEEVTKPLVVRLDGNNAELGRKILSDANHPLVQRVDTMDGAADKAAELAAAK, from the coding sequence GTGGACCTGTTCGAGTACCAGGCGAGGGACCTCTTCGCCAAGCACGATGTACCGGTGCTGGCCGGTGAAGTCATCGACACGCCTGAGGCGGCCCGCGCAGCCACCGAGCGTCTCGGTGGCAAGTCCGTCGTCAAGGCCCAGGTGAAGGTCGGCGGCCGTGGCAAGGCCGGCGGCGTCAAGCTCGCCGCCTCCGCCGACGAGGCCGTGGAGCACGCGACCAACATCCTCGGCATGGACATCAAGGGCCACACGGTCCACAAGGTGATGATCGCCGAGACGGCCCCGGAGATCGTGGAGGAGTACTACGTCTCCTACCTCCTGGACCGTGCCAACCGCACCTTCCTCTCCATCGCGTCCGTCGAGGGCGGCATGGAGATCGAGGAGGTGGCGGAGACCCGCCCCGAGGCCGTCGCCAAGACGCCGATCGACGCCAACGTGGGTGTGACCCCCGAGGTCGCCCGCCAGATCGTCGAGGCCGCGAACTTCCCGGCCGAGGTCGCTGACAAGGTCGAGAACGTCCTGGTCACCCTGTGGAAGACCTTCATCGAGGAGGACGCCCTTCTCGTCGAGGTCAACCCGCTGGCCAAGGTCGCCTCCGGTGACGTCATCGCCCTCGACGGCAAGGTCTCGCTGGACGAGAACGCCGAGTTCCGCCAGCCGGGGCACGAGGCCCTCCAGGACAAGGACTCGGCGAACCCGCTCGAGGCCGCGGCCAAGGAGAAGAACCTCAACTACGTCAAGCTCGACGGCGAGGTCGGCATCATCGGCAACGGCGCGGGTCTCGTCATGAGCACCCTGGACGTCGTCGCGTACGCCGGTGAGGCGCACGGTGGGGTCAAGCCCGCCAACTTCCTCGACATCGGCGGCGGCGCCTCCGCGGCCGTCATGGCGAACGGCCTGGAGATCATCCTCGGCGACCCGGACGTCAAGTCCGTGTTCGTCAACGTCTTCGGTGGCATCACCGCCTGCGACGAGGTCGCCAACGGCATCGTCCAGGCGCTGCAGCTGCTCGCGGACAAGGGCGAGGAAGTCACCAAGCCGCTCGTCGTCCGCCTCGACGGCAACAACGCCGAGCTGGGTCGCAAGATCCTCTCCGACGCCAACCACCCGCTGGTCCAGCGTGTGGACACCATGGACGGCGCGGCCGACAAGGCCGCCGAGCTCGCGGCTGCGAAGTAA
- the sucD gene encoding succinate--CoA ligase subunit alpha — translation MAIFLNKDSKVIVQGMTGATGMKHTKLMLADGTNIVGGVNPRKAGTSVDFDGTEIPVFGTVAEAMEKTGANVSVLFVPPAFAKAAVVEAIDAEIPLAVVITEGIAVHDSAAFYAYAVSQGNKTRIIGPNCPGLITPGQSNAGIIPGDITKPGRIGLVSKSGTLTYQMMYELRDIGFSSAVGIGGDPIIGTTHIDALAAFEADPDTDLIVMIGEIGGDAEERAAAFIKDNVKKPVVGYVAGFTAPEGKTMGHAGAIVSGSSGTAAAKQEALEAAGVKVGKTPTETAKLAREILSAG, via the coding sequence ATGGCTATCTTCCTGAACAAGGACAGCAAGGTCATCGTCCAGGGCATGACCGGTGCCACGGGCATGAAGCACACCAAGCTCATGCTGGCGGACGGCACCAACATCGTCGGCGGCGTGAACCCCCGCAAGGCGGGCACCTCCGTGGACTTCGACGGCACCGAGATCCCGGTCTTCGGCACGGTCGCCGAGGCGATGGAGAAGACGGGCGCCAACGTGTCCGTCCTCTTCGTGCCGCCGGCCTTCGCCAAGGCCGCCGTGGTCGAGGCGATCGACGCGGAGATCCCGCTCGCGGTCGTCATCACCGAGGGCATCGCCGTCCACGACTCGGCCGCGTTCTACGCGTACGCCGTGTCGCAGGGCAACAAGACCCGGATCATCGGCCCGAACTGCCCCGGTCTCATCACCCCGGGCCAGTCGAACGCCGGCATCATCCCGGGCGACATCACGAAGCCGGGCCGCATCGGCCTGGTCTCGAAGTCCGGCACGCTGACGTACCAGATGATGTACGAGCTGCGCGACATCGGCTTCTCGTCGGCCGTCGGCATCGGTGGCGACCCGATCATCGGCACCACGCACATCGACGCGCTCGCCGCGTTCGAGGCCGACCCCGACACCGACCTGATCGTCATGATCGGTGAGATCGGCGGCGACGCCGAGGAGCGGGCCGCGGCCTTCATCAAGGACAACGTGAAGAAGCCGGTCGTCGGCTACGTCGCGGGCTTCACCGCGCCCGAGGGCAAGACCATGGGCCACGCCGGCGCCATCGTCTCCGGCTCCTCCGGCACGGCCGCCGCGAAGCAGGAGGCCCTCGAGGCGGCCGGCGTCAAGGTCGGCAAGACGCCGACCGAGACGGCGAAGCTCGCGCGCGAGATCCTCTCGGCCGGCTGA
- a CDS encoding RNA polymerase sigma factor — MYVLCTFPGEGALRDTAPRGRTREAYAKLPASLDKAEKVTNTQEATPRRQVTVRLTKARRTKPLPTTASPTAASLTTASPTKSPEPPGAEPPGAEPACEPGSSATPLTPAQAFDALYAFCAPALVRQAYLLSGRRELARESVEQAFQLAWQRWPEVAVDPDPAGWVRAAAYEYALSPWHRFRPRYRHAEPPPAEARDRALLDVLLTLPAPYRRTLLLYDGVGLDLPETAAETEASTPAAAYRLLHAREALAARLPELASPDVLHRRLAEVASAERLRAPEPPTVRLGGERRARFWTGAAIAFTIAIIGATALTARTAPTRYEPPVPPGETVQGIPPRAAQGTLSDAQLKLRAKLRSETQSGPDRLLPRAE, encoded by the coding sequence ATATACGTTTTATGTACTTTTCCGGGCGAAGGGGCACTGCGTGACACGGCGCCCCGCGGCCGCACTCGGGAGGCGTACGCGAAACTGCCGGCATCGCTGGACAAGGCGGAAAAGGTGACGAACACCCAGGAGGCGACGCCTCGACGACAGGTGACGGTACGCCTGACGAAGGCACGCCGCACCAAGCCACTCCCGACGACGGCAAGCCCGACCGCGGCAAGCCTGACGACCGCAAGCCCGACGAAGAGCCCGGAACCCCCGGGCGCGGAACCCCCGGGCGCGGAACCCGCTTGCGAACCGGGCTCGTCGGCCACCCCCTTGACGCCCGCTCAGGCCTTCGACGCGCTCTACGCGTTCTGCGCCCCCGCCCTCGTCCGGCAGGCCTACCTGCTGTCGGGGCGGCGCGAGCTCGCCCGCGAGTCGGTCGAACAGGCGTTTCAACTGGCGTGGCAGCGCTGGCCCGAGGTGGCGGTGGACCCCGACCCGGCCGGCTGGGTGCGCGCCGCGGCATACGAGTACGCGCTCTCCCCGTGGCACCGGTTCCGCCCGCGTTACCGGCACGCGGAGCCGCCCCCGGCCGAGGCGCGCGACCGCGCGCTGCTGGACGTCCTGCTGACGCTTCCGGCGCCGTACCGCCGCACGCTCCTGCTCTACGACGGCGTCGGACTCGACCTGCCGGAGACGGCCGCCGAGACCGAGGCGAGCACCCCGGCGGCGGCGTACCGGCTGCTGCACGCGCGCGAGGCCCTCGCCGCGCGGCTGCCGGAACTGGCGAGCCCGGACGTGCTGCACCGGCGGCTGGCGGAGGTCGCGTCCGCGGAACGGCTGCGCGCGCCCGAGCCGCCCACCGTGCGGCTGGGCGGTGAGCGGCGGGCCCGCTTCTGGACCGGGGCGGCGATCGCGTTCACCATCGCGATCATCGGCGCCACCGCGCTGACCGCGCGCACCGCCCCCACCCGCTACGAGCCCCCGGTGCCCCCCGGCGAGACCGTGCAGGGCATCCCGCCGCGGGCCGCCCAGGGCACGCTGTCGGACGCACAGCTGAAGCTGCGCGCGAAGCTGAGGTCCGAGACGCAGAGCGGCCCGGACAGACTGCTCCCCCGCGCCGAGTGA
- a CDS encoding cell division protein PerM: protein MAVVIPMTVRRLTLSSLLPRMRDRSPGLAAGLVGGVLAAGLGLGSFAALVMVQWISSPYPDSGPGGALHVAAALWLLAHGAELVRVDTLSGVPAPVGVTPLLFLALPVWLVRRAARDAVDAGDADVGVGAEGGEPVSARTAWAGVVVGYLAVGSGAALYAATGGALRTSWAWTAVCVPAVAVLAAGAGVWSACGHPRGPVDGVLLMLPRGLRRPLLGTAEGARLAVAARAAAAGAVVLVGGGALLVASSSVWHAGAAREAFLQLTEGWSGRFAVLLLCVALVPNAAVWGAAYALGPGYLLGAGHVVAPLSSDPAPLLPPFPLLAAVPEAGAGTPWNWGASVVPLVAGVTVGAFAARAATGRAATGRAASAGTAGISGPAGPGRPGRTPGPGRAGGRAAPAGEPGEAGEGWSRGRTVGVVVLAGVGCGVLMGALAGLAGGPLGASVLARFGPVWWQVGGAVLLWVVGVGTPVCVAVRGWRCRKRGAAGWAPGLRQEKAGKAGTRSGVAASARAAEEELYDFLVPRHAEPGPPSHLFGEAVDDFAPIEPASYVAPPDPFAPIEPVSYVAPPDPFAPLEPMPFLEPGGAPTPPRPLTPPQPAMPPGPLTPRGFRPPREPLADVGPVEPVGPAWHGDSAREVRWAALREAGEEGGEGTDPHR, encoded by the coding sequence ATGGCCGTCGTGATCCCGATGACCGTTCGCCGGCTTACGTTGTCGTCCCTGCTGCCCCGGATGCGCGACCGATCGCCCGGACTGGCCGCCGGCCTCGTGGGCGGTGTGCTCGCGGCCGGGCTGGGGCTCGGGTCCTTCGCCGCACTCGTGATGGTGCAGTGGATCAGCTCCCCGTATCCCGACAGCGGGCCCGGCGGCGCGCTGCACGTCGCCGCCGCGTTGTGGCTGCTGGCCCACGGCGCGGAACTGGTGCGCGTCGACACGCTGTCCGGGGTGCCGGCGCCGGTCGGCGTCACTCCGCTGCTGTTCCTCGCGCTGCCGGTGTGGCTGGTGCGGCGGGCCGCCCGGGACGCCGTGGACGCGGGCGACGCGGACGTCGGCGTCGGCGCGGAGGGCGGGGAGCCGGTGAGCGCCCGCACCGCGTGGGCCGGCGTCGTGGTCGGGTATCTCGCCGTCGGCTCGGGCGCCGCCCTCTACGCCGCCACGGGCGGAGCGCTGCGGACCTCGTGGGCGTGGACGGCGGTGTGCGTCCCGGCGGTCGCGGTGCTGGCCGCCGGGGCGGGGGTGTGGTCGGCCTGCGGGCACCCGCGCGGACCCGTGGACGGCGTGCTGCTCATGCTGCCGCGCGGGCTGCGGCGACCGCTCCTCGGGACGGCGGAGGGCGCACGTCTGGCGGTCGCGGCGCGGGCGGCGGCCGCGGGTGCGGTGGTGCTCGTCGGGGGCGGTGCCCTGCTGGTGGCGTCGTCGTCGGTATGGCACGCAGGAGCCGCCCGAGAGGCGTTTCTGCAGCTGACGGAGGGCTGGTCGGGCCGGTTCGCGGTGCTGCTGCTGTGCGTGGCGCTGGTGCCGAACGCGGCGGTGTGGGGGGCTGCGTACGCCCTCGGGCCGGGGTACCTGCTCGGTGCGGGGCACGTGGTGGCGCCGCTGTCCTCCGACCCGGCGCCGCTGCTGCCGCCGTTTCCGCTGCTGGCGGCCGTTCCCGAGGCCGGTGCCGGGACGCCGTGGAACTGGGGGGCGAGCGTGGTGCCGCTGGTGGCGGGCGTCACGGTGGGCGCGTTCGCGGCCCGTGCGGCGACGGGGCGTGCGGCGACGGGGCGTGCGGCGTCCGCCGGGACCGCCGGGATCTCGGGTCCTGCTGGGCCGGGTCGGCCCGGAAGGACTCCCGGACCGGGTCGGGCCGGCGGGAGGGCCGCACCCGCCGGGGAGCCCGGGGAGGCCGGCGAAGGCTGGTCGCGGGGGAGGACCGTCGGGGTCGTCGTGCTGGCGGGCGTGGGGTGCGGGGTGCTGATGGGAGCGCTGGCGGGGCTGGCGGGCGGGCCGCTGGGGGCCTCCGTGCTGGCGCGGTTCGGGCCGGTGTGGTGGCAGGTCGGGGGTGCCGTGCTGCTGTGGGTGGTGGGGGTCGGGACGCCGGTGTGCGTGGCGGTGCGGGGGTGGCGCTGCCGGAAGCGGGGGGCGGCCGGGTGGGCCCCCGGGCTCCGGCAGGAGAAGGCCGGGAAGGCGGGGACGCGGAGCGGCGTGGCGGCGTCGGCGAGGGCTGCGGAGGAGGAGTTGTACGACTTCCTCGTCCCCCGGCATGCCGAGCCCGGCCCGCCGTCGCACTTGTTCGGCGAGGCCGTCGACGACTTCGCGCCGATCGAGCCGGCGTCGTACGTGGCGCCCCCGGATCCCTTCGCGCCGATCGAGCCGGTGTCCTACGTGGCGCCCCCGGACCCGTTCGCCCCCCTGGAGCCCATGCCGTTCCTCGAGCCGGGCGGGGCCCCCACGCCACCCCGGCCCCTCACGCCGCCCCAGCCCGCCATGCCGCCGGGGCCCCTCACGCCGCGCGGGTTCCGCCCGCCGCGTGAGCCGCTCGCCGACGTCGGGCCGGTGGAGCCCGTCGGTCCGGCGTGGCACGGCGACTCGGCCCGGGAGGTCCGGTGGGCGGCGTTGCGCGAGGCCGGCGAGGAAGGGGGCGAAGGGACGGATCCGCACCGGTGA
- the purN gene encoding phosphoribosylglycinamide formyltransferase, producing the protein MAAKPVAKRLVVLVSGSGTNLQALLDAIADAGVDAYGAEVVAVGADRGAVEGLARAERAGIPTFVCRVKDFADRDEWDAALAEAVAAHEPDLVVSAGFMKIVGKEFLARFGGRFVNTHPALLPSFPGAHGVRDALAYGARVTGCTVHFVDDGVDTGPIIAQGVVEVRDEDDESALHERIKEVERRLLVEVVGRLARNGYRIEGRKVVIQ; encoded by the coding sequence GTGGCCGCCAAGCCCGTGGCCAAGCGCCTCGTCGTGCTGGTCTCCGGATCCGGTACGAATCTGCAGGCGCTCCTCGACGCCATCGCCGACGCCGGCGTCGACGCGTACGGCGCCGAGGTGGTGGCCGTCGGGGCGGACCGGGGGGCCGTCGAGGGCCTCGCCCGTGCCGAGCGGGCCGGTATCCCCACCTTCGTCTGCCGCGTCAAGGACTTCGCGGACCGGGACGAGTGGGACGCCGCGCTCGCCGAGGCGGTGGCCGCCCACGAGCCCGACCTCGTGGTCTCCGCCGGGTTCATGAAGATCGTCGGCAAGGAGTTCCTGGCGCGGTTCGGGGGGCGGTTCGTGAACACCCATCCCGCCCTGCTGCCCAGTTTCCCGGGGGCCCACGGAGTGCGGGACGCGCTCGCGTACGGCGCCCGGGTCACCGGCTGCACCGTCCACTTCGTCGACGACGGCGTCGACACCGGCCCGATCATCGCCCAGGGCGTGGTCGAGGTCCGGGACGAGGACGACGAGAGCGCTCTGCACGAGCGCATCAAGGAAGTCGAGCGAAGGCTGCTCGTCGAGGTCGTGGGGCGGCTCGCCCGCAACGGCTATCGCATTGAGGGACGAAAGGTAGTTATCCAGTGA